TTCAGATGGTAAAAATCAATGAAATCTTTTTCGCTGATCTGGCCTTTAAAAGGTGCATAATAATGCATTTTCTGTTCTTTTTCCTGCCAGCCGTGATTTCGCCACAATAAAACATATGAAATTTTATAATCGCCAATCGCTTTTAAAAGCGTTCCTGTCCACCATTTTGGATCTGGAACGGCTTCGTAACCTGCTTCGGCAAGAGCAATGGGTTTGTGTTTTTCAAGTCCAATTTCATTTAGGATTTTAAATTGTTTTTGCACTTCTTCAATAAATTTCTGACCGTCTTTATCATTATTATTTTGGTATGAATCAAAGCTCAGCATATCCACAAAATCATCACCGGGATAATTGGCTAGAAAATCTTCTTTAGAATTAAAACTGCTTGTGTTATAAATATAAATTAAATTATGAACGCCTTTTTGCTGCAGGTATTTAAAGGTAAATTTCCAAATTACTTTAAATTCTTCGGGAGTACAGTTTCCTTTTCCCCACCAAAACCAGCCTCCAGTTAATTCATGAAAAGGTCTGAAAACTATTGGAATTTGTTTTCCTTTTTTATCTTTTAAGGAAAGAAAAAAATCGGTGGCTTTGTCTAGCCATGAAAGGTATTTTTGATGGTTTTCTGCACCAGGTAAAATGGTTTTTACAGCATTTGGAGTGTTATCCCAAGCATTTTTTCCGGTTGCAGGATTATCAAAGTGCCAGCTTATGGTCGAAATTCCTCCTCGTTCATTGGCTTCAATAATATATTGTTTCATTTTGCCAAAAGGTACGCCGTCGATATTATTGCTGTCTCCTTTTTCTAAACCGGCAATATCCCATCCGTAAACGGCAGGATAATCGCCTACAACGTCTTTTATGTCACTTCTTCCGTTTTCGTATTTCCAGTTTACGCCATACGCAAGATCATCCTGATGTCCAAATAAGAATCCTTTTTGAGTAATACGGTTGAGTTTTTTGTATAACGAAACCGTTTCTAGTGTTGCTTTTTTATCTGAAAGTGACAAATTCGTATTACTTTTTATAGATTGAGCAGAACATGAAGTTCCTAGAAATGCGGTGATTAAAAACGTGTAAAAGTATTTCTTCATATTCGGAAATATTGGGCTTCAATGTACTTCTTTATGATTGCTTTTTGTGTTGCCAATCAGTTCTAAAGTTGGTTTTGGTTAGTTTGTAATTCAGTATTGTTTCTGGGATAAAATTATTAAAACTATAAAAAGATTAAGTATTAAAAATGATTAATGATTATTATTAATACAGTTTTTGTAAAGTTGATAATTCTATTTTTCAAAGATAATTGTATGTTTCTCGTGTAATTAATATTATTTTATCAATTATATATCATATTATTGCAGGACTAAACTAACTAAAACTAACTTTAATAATGGGCAACGATAAAAATTTTTATAGAGAGATCGCTCCTCTTTCTGCTGGAGACAGTTTTTTGGTGTTCGATCGAGTGAAAGACAGTTTTGATTTTCCGGTGCATTATCATCCTGAATTTGAGATCAATTTTATTTTGAACGGAAAAGGAGTCCGACGTGTTGTAGGAGATAATATTGAGGAAATAGATAATGTTGAACTCGTTTTGATTGGTCCTAATTTGTATCACGGCTGGGAATTAAATAAGTGTACCAATAAAAAGATACATGAAATTACTATTCAGTTTCATAATGATCTTTTTCATGAATCGCTGCTTGCCAGACGCATTATGAATCCAATTCGTGATATGTTTAACCGTTCTATTCACGGAATTTTATTCTCTAAAAAAACAGCAGAAGAATTAACACCAAGATTGGTAAGGCTTTCTAAATTAGATGGCATGGATTATTTTTTGGAAATCACATCCTTATTATATGATCTTGCTAATTCGAGAAACCAGCGTTTGCTTTCTACATATACAGTTGATTATGATAAGTTTGATGATTATGATAAAATGAAACTGGTGTATGAATATGTACAGAAGCATTTTGCCGATAAGATTACTTTAGAAGATGTGGCCAATGTGGCGAGCATGTCTATAATTTCTTTTAACCGATTTATAAAAAAGCGTACCGGAAAAACTTTTGTCAATTATATTAATGATATCCGAATAGGATATGCGGCAAGATGGCTGGTAGAAAAAGATATGAGTGTTTCTGAAGTAGCTTTTAAATCCGGATTCAATAATATTGCGAACTTCAATCGCAGCTTTAAAGCTATTAAAAATTGTACTCCGAGTCAGTATCGTGAGGATTTTTCTGGTTTAAAGCGTATTTTATAGTGATACTTTTTTTTCACTGAAGTATATTATTTTTAACGAAAACGTTTGATTTTTATGTTTTTGTTAACTTTTCTTTATAATTAGCGGTTGATTTTACTAATGTCATTGCGAATAATTTAATTTTTACCATAATTTTTTTTGATATGTGTTTTTTAAATGAGTTATAGTAAAAATATTATCATTAAATGATGGAATACTATCGATTTGATAATTTCTTCTGTTATAGATTTGTTAAATAATTTAGAAAATAAATCACGCCCTTTTATTACTAATTATGAAGAAACAAATTTAAACTAACCAAACACTTATTATGAAAAAACTAATGACTAACTTTATTCATTGGAACGCAAACCACAGTGCTGTTCCTTTGATTTTCTTCTTGTTACTGACCAGTAATTTTATTACCGCTCAGGTTAAGGTTTCGGGAACAGTCTCTGATGAAAAAGGATTATCGATTCCTGGTGCCAATATTTCGATTGCCGGCTCTAAAGTTTCTACTTCAACAGACTTTGACGGAAAATATTCGATCGATGTTCCTGCAAATGGGACTTTACTATATTCTTTTATCGGATTCAATACACAAAAAGTAGCTGTTGATGGTAGAAAGACTATAAATGTAATTTTAAAATCGGCTGCTGAAGATCTTAAAGATGTAGTGGTAATTGGTTACGGTACTCAAAAGAGAAAAGATGTAAACAGTGCTATTTCGAGCATTAGTTCAAAAGATATCGAAAACTTAAAAGTAGTTTCTTTTGATCAGATGATGCAGGGTAAAGCGGCTGGGGTAGTCGTAAATAGTAACTCTGGCGAACCGGGAAGTAACGTTTCGGTGAGAATTAGAGGGGTTTCGTCTTTAACAGGAACAAACGAACCTTTATATGTAATTGACGGCGTGCCAATGTCGGGAGACGCGAGAAACTCATCTACATCTGGAAGAAATGCTCAGGGAAATTCGAACTTCTCTAACAATGGTAATATTACACAAAGTCCGCTGGCACTTTTAAATCCAAGTGATATCGAATCGATTGATATTTTAAAAGATGCTTCTGCAACAGCTATTTACGGTTCTCGTGGAGCAAACGGGGTTGTAATTGTTACGACAAAATCAGGTAAAAAAGGAACTGGAAAATTGTCTTTTGAGAATTCGTATACGATTAGTAATCTTCCTAAAAAGCTTCATTCTATGAATCTTCAGGAATATGCTAGACATCAAAATGCATTGTCATCAGTTTATGATCCAACTTCTTACAGACCCGAATTTGCACATCCAGAACTTTTAGGAAAAGGTACTGACTGGCAGGATGCAATTTATGAAACGGGAGTGATGAGTTCAAATCAGTTATCATTTTCTGGAGGGAAAGAAGGAATTAATTACTATATCTCTGGAGGTGTTTTAAATCAGGAAGGTATTGTGATTGAATCTGGTTTTAAAAGATACAACTTTAGAACTAATATTGATGCTAAAGTAAACAGCTTTATTAAAGTTGGTGTAAACGTAAGCGGTGCTATAACTGATGAAAAACTAACACTTAACGGACAGTTTAACGGAGTGGTAGCGACTTCATTATTGGCAACTCCAGATGTGGCAGTTAGAGAATTATCAGGTGCTTTTGCAGGTCCTCCTGCGGGTGGGGCAACATCGTTTGTAAATCCAGTTGCAACTTCTTTATTAGGTTCCAATACTTTAGTGAGAAAAAACTATTCAGGGAATTTTTATACTCAAGTTGATATTGCTAAAGGGTTAGAATATCGTTTTGAAGCAGGTGGCTATATTTATGATAACTTAGGCCAGCGATTTGATCCAATGTATTCTTTAGGAAATGCAGTAAAAAGTTTTGCCAACTTGTATTATAATCCTTCTTCAGGAAATTCATGGAACTTAAAAAACATGCTTACCTATAGAAAAACAATTAATAAACACAATTTTACAGTTTTAGCAGTTCAAGAATCGAATAGAGCGCACTGGGAAGGATATACGATTACAGGGTATGGTTATAAAGATAATAACGATAAATCGTTAGCCGCTTCAGACTTATCAAAAGCCGTTACAAGCGGAGTTTATTCTGGTACTCAAACGCTGGCTTCTTATTTAGGAAGGGTAGTTTACGATTATGGCGACAGATACGGACTTACAGCTGCGGTTAGAACTGACGGATCTTCAAAATTCTTTGTGGGTAATAAATGGGGTGTTTTCAGCTCTGCAAGTGGTTCATGGAAACTTTCAAACGAAGCTTTCATGGAAGGAACTAAAAAATATGTTGACAATATTAAATTAAGAGCAGGTTGGGGACAGACAGGAAACAACCAAATTGGAAACAATTTATATGATTCTAACCTTCACTTAATTAACAGTACAATGGGAACTTCTTATCTTCCATCAAATACGGCTAATAAAGATTTGAAATGGGAGACTCAAGAACAGACGAATTTAGGATTAGATTTTACTTTATTTAATTCTTCACTTTCTGCCACTGTTGATGTGTATAAAAAAGTGTCTAAAAACTTCTTGTATCAAGTGCCTCTTCCAAACTTCCTTTCAGGCGGTGGAGATTACGAAGGAGGAGTTAATCCTCCATACTTTAACTTAGGAAGTATGCAGAACAAAGGTCTTGAGGTTACACTTACCTATAACAAGCAGTTTACTCCAAACTTTTCATGGAATGCCAGTGCCAACTTTACTAAATATGTAAATGAGGTTACAAATATGGCGGGATTAAACATTGTAAAAACAATGGGAACACTAGCTTATAATACTGTAACGGTTTCTAGAACTCAGGAAGGTCTTCCAATTGGTTCATTTATAGGGTATGAGGCGACAGGGATTTACAGAACCGATCAGGATTTATTGACTTACGGACACGATAATGGTTCTGGAACAAAAGTAGTTTTGAAAAACGGTACCAACTCATTATTGCCTGAATTCCAAAAAGGAGATGTAATTTATAAAGATCAGAATAATGATGGTATTATTGATACTAAAGATTTAGTGACAATTGGAAATCCAAATCCAAAATTTACATACGGTTTTACGAATAACTTCAAATACAAAAATGTTGATTTGTCTATTTTTCTTCAGGGAACTGCTGGAAATAAGCTGATGAATTTAACTCGTATGTCGGGTACATTAAACAGTAATTTAGGAACTAACTATTTAACAGAAGCGGCAGATTTTTATTCAGCGACAAATACTGATGCTGCTTTGCCAAGACCATCTGCTTACAATGATATTAATAATGCAGTTTCTTCAAGATTTATTGAAGACGGATCTTATTTAAGAATTCAGAATGTGACTTTAGGATATTCACTTCCTTCAGATATAATTTCAAAAATTAAACTCACAAGATTAAGAATTTATGCTTCTGGTCAAAATCTATACACTTTTACAAAGTATAAAGGATATGATCCTGAAGTAGGTTCATACAATCAGGATGCTTTATTATCTGGTGTAGATAACGGACGTTACCCAGTGCCAAGACAGATTTCTTTTGGTTTTAATGTTGAATTTTAATACGAAATAATATGAAAAATATAATAAAAAGAAGCGGTGCTGTTGCTTTAACCATAATTACGTTAATGTCTTCTTCTTGCTCTCAGGACTTTTTAGATGTACCTGCAGAAGGAGTGCCAACAATAGGAAATTATTACGATTCTGATGTAAAACTAGATAATGCCAGTAACGGACTTTACGGTATTGTATGGTTTAATATGAATAAAGAAGGATTTTATGGTATTACCGATGTTATTTCGGGAAATATGTATGCAGGTCCTTATAATGAGTTTGGAAAATTTACAGATTTGAGTTTTACCAGCAGCCAGTCTTTTATTGGTGATTCTTGGAGATCATGTTTTGGAGCAGTTGCCAATTGTAATTCATATATTAATACATTACCGCAAAGTGTTGGCCCAAACGTTTCAAAAGAAGCTTTGAACAATGCAATGGGAGAAATGCATTTTATTAGAGCTTTTGCTTATTTCTTCTTAGTAAGATTATGGGGAAATGTGCCCATTATCGAAAACAATGCTGATTATTCTAAAAACTTCGTGATTCCAAGTAATCCAGTTGAAGACGTTTATAAATTTATTGAAAACGATTTGAAATTCGCTATCGATAATTTAAGATCAAAAAACAGAGGTTCTGATTACGCGGCAAATGCACACGTATCCAGCGGATCTGCAAAAGCACTTTTGGCAAAAGTATATTTGTATCAAAAGAAATACGATCTGGCCAAAACAATGGCTCAGGAAGTAATCAACAGCGGAGAATTTAAATTATTAGGAGGAGACGAACTGCCAACAAAATCATTTGCTGATTTATGGCTTCAGAAAAATAATAACAACGAAGAATCTATATTTTCATGGCAATGGACAGGAGCGGGAACGTATTTCGAAGGAAACTTCTCTAATACATTATTTGCACCAGAAAACAGATTGGTGGAAACTTCTTATTCAGGTCAAATTGCACCTTCGCAAGATTTAATTCATAATGTTTATGAGCCGGGAGATAAAAGAAGAGCAGAAACATTTATGCTGCCTGGAGATTATTATCCAAACTTGACTTATGCACAGACACTGGCAGTAGATTCGCCAAAACTTTTAGGGTATACTTTTGAAGAAGAAAATGAAGCGCAGAATTCAGGAGCTGGTTTGAAAAAATACGTTATCGGAAAAGAAAATTTACCACTTACAGGACCATTCAATGCACCATTTAATGGAGAAAGCAGTATGAATAGCTACATGATGCGTTATGCTGACCTGCTTTTAATTCATGCCGAAGCTATATTAGGTTCGCAATCAGGAAGTACTTCAGATCCAGCTGCTTTAAAATCGTTTAACGCAGTTCGCAAAAGAGCTGGTCTGCCCATTAAAGCTTCTATTTCGTTTGATGATATTTTCAAAGAAAGACGTGCCGAATTAGCCTGCGAAGGTGACTATTATTTTGATCTTGGACGTTTGCCATTTGCGAAAGCAAAAGCAATTTTAGAAGCACAAAACAGAGGAGATAAAGTAACGCCAAAACACATTACCATTTCGGCATCAAATCTTTTACTTCCTTATCCTGCAGATGATTTAATTAAAAATCCAAAATTAACAGAAGTAGCACCGTATACTTTTAAATAATTTTTAAAAATAATAGTATGAAAAATATAAAAATTGTTTCGTTAACAATAAGTATGGCGTTGATGCTTTTTCTGACGCTTTTTACTTCATGTTCCAGTGATGACAGTGCTGAAGTATATACGGGTGCTCCTGTAATAGAGTCTGTGATGCCTTCAGGATATAATGCAGATGGAAGTCTTAAACCATTAACTCCTGTAACCTTAGTAGATCCAAAAAACTATTATGTCATTCATGGAAAAGGTTTACTTACTACAAAAAAAGTATACTTTAATGACTACGATACCTATTTTAGACCAACATTTGTAACAGATACTGATATCATTATATTAGTCGATGAAAATACGCCTTACGCGAATGCTTCTAATCAGTTAAAAGTAGTTACAGATAGAGGAACGGTGGTATATAATTTGACTGTTGCGCCTCCAGTGCCTACATTTAGCGGTTTTAATTCTATAAATTGTTCAGAAGGAGATCAGGTAATAATTAAAGGTAAATACTTCTTAGATCCTGTAGTTACTTTGGCAGAAACACCAACACAACCTGCGGTTCCGGTTACGATAGTATCTTCAACTTTAGAGCAGATCGTGGTGAAAATCCCAGCAAATGCTAATCACAGATATCTTTCTGTAGCTAATATCTCCGGAACAGCAACTTCAAAAGAAGCCATAGGAACAGCATTGTACGATGATGTATTATATGGTGTACAATGGGGAGGTCCGTGGGCAGGAAAAGGTGTTAATTTTGATTTTGGCGGAGATTCTTATCAAGGCCAAAAATCTTGGCAGTGGGAATTCGGTCAATGGGATGGCGGAAATTGGGGCTTCAATGTTGATTTAACTCCATACAAAGCATTGCGTATTGCTATTAAAGGTTCAAAAACGGGTAGAGTTAATTTTAGTGTAAATGGCGGCGTAAATTATGTTTTGCCAGTTACAACTTCGTGGGTGTATATGGAAATTCCTTTTAGTGATTTAGGAAATCCAACCAGTCTTACTATGCTTACGTTTCAAGAATCAAATAATGATGGTGGTAATACCGTATTATTCGACGATATAGGATTTGTATTAAAATAAGAGATTTTCTTTTTGAGTTAGTTTGTGTGATATTCCCTAATTAAAAAATTAGGGAATATCTTTTTATAATAGCTTTAAATAATATTAAAATGAAAAAAATAGTTTTAGGATTGACTTTACTGGCTTCGGTTTTAGGTTTTGGTCAGGGAAATACACATACACAATCAGCAGGAAAATTTGAAGGTCTGGCCATGACACCGCCAATGGGCTGGAATTCATGGAACACTTTTGCTACTAATATTGATGAAAAACTGGTAAAAGAAACCGCCGATATTATGGTGTCATCAGGATTAGCTGCGGCAGGTTATACGTATATTGTATTAGACGATGGCTGGATGACCAGAGAACGTGACGCAAACGGAGATTTAGTTCCTGATCCAGTTAAATTTCCAAACGGAATGAAATCACTTATTGATTATGTTCATGGCAAAGGTTTAAAATTTGGTTTGTATAATTGCGCCGGAACCAAAACCTGTGCCGGCTATCCTGGAACACGCGGATACGAATATCAAGATGCACGTTTTTATGCAAAATTAGGCGTCGATTTTTTGAAATATGATTGGTGTAATACCGAAGGGATTACCGCTAAAGAAGCATATACAACTATGAGTAATGCGTTAAAAACTGCAGGAAGACCAATTGTTTTCAGTCTTTGCGAGTGGGGCGACAATCAGCCATGGGAATGGGGGAAACCAGTTGGAAATCTTTGGAGAATTTCAGGAGATATTTATCCTTGTTTTGACTGCGAATTCAAACATCCAGAAAATTGGTCATCATGGGGATTTATGAAAATAGCCGAAATGAGAAAAGACATTCGTAAATATTCTGGTCCCGATCATTGGAATGATTTTGATATGATGGAAGTAGGAAACGAAATGAATCATACCGAAGATAAATCGCATTTTGCAATGTGGTGTATGTTATCGTCTCCATTATTTACGGGAAATGATTACCGAAAAATGAACAAAGAGACATTGGCTCTTTTGACCAATAAAGAATTAATAGCTATTAATCAGGATAAATTAGGAATTCAAGGATTTAAATATTTGGCAGAAGACGGATTGGAAGTTTGGGTTAAACCCTTATCAGATGGAAACTGGGCTGTGACATTTTTAAATAGAAGCGAAGTTGCTAAAAAAGTTAATTTTGACTGGAAGAAAAATACATTCAAAGATGCTGATTTTGGCTATGAAGCGGACTTTAATAAAGTAACTTTCAAACTAAAAAATCTTTGGACTCATAAAGAAGCCGGAACCACCAAAAAGAACTTTACAGCAGATTTGGCTTCTCACGATTGCATAACATTGAAATTATCTCTTTAAAATAAAAACAAGATGAGGTTCAAAACAATAATACTATATATAGGTGTATTACTGATGTTTTCTATTTCGAATGCACAATTTGTAAAGAAACATGGTTTTTTAAGTGTTCAAGGCACTCAATTAACAGATCAGAATAATCAGCCAATTGTTTTAAGAGGAATGAGTTTTGGCTGGCATAGTATGTGGCCGAGATTTTACAATGAAAAAGCCGTAAGCTGGCTAAAGAAGGATTTTAATTGCAATGTTGTTCGTGCCGCTATGGGAATTGAATTAGGCGAGCATTCTTATAGTAAAGATCCGCAATTTTCAAAAGAAAAAATCGAAGCGGTTATAAAAGGAGCCATACAATCAGATATATATGTTATTGTTGATTGGCACAGTCATAACATCAACCTGAACGAAGCAAAAGAATTCTTCGCTGAAATCTCAAAAAAATATGCCAAATATCCCAACATTATATATGAGGTATTTAACGAACCGGATTATGAAACTTGGCAGGAAGCTAAGGATTATGCCGAAGAGATAATTAAGGTAATTAGAGAAAACGATCCTAAGAATATTATTTTGGTAGGATGTCCGCATTGGGATCAGGATATTGATCTTCCAGCGGCGGATCCAATTTTAGGTTATACTAATATAATGTATACTATGCATTTTTATGCCGCAACCCATGGCAAAAAGTTAAGAGACAGAACCGATGCGGCCATAAAAAGCGGTCTGCCAGTATTTATATCGGAATCTGCCGGAATGGAAGCTTCTGGAGACGGACCTTTAAATATAAAAGCATGGCAGGAATATATAGATTGGATGGAAAGTAATAAACTGAGCTGGATAACTTGGTCGGTTTCAGATAAAGACGAAACCTGTTCTATTTTAAAGAAATCGGCAAAATCTGAAGGAAAATGGAAAGAAGAAGATTTAAAAGAATCGGGAATCAAAGTTCGAGAGTTTTTAAGAAAATATAATAAGGAATAAAATTTAAGCGGTAAACCATAAAGCCTGTTCAAAATTGAGCAGGCTTTTTTTATGTTTTAAAGGAGAAAATAATACTGCTGAAAGTCTTTTTGATTATAGGTTTGCCGTATATATTTTTGTAAGAATTTTAACGTGGTGTTACTGGTGGATTTTTATACTTTTAATTTGATTCTGTATTTGAATACATTTTTTATGTTTTGATTAATACCCTATTTTTTAATGGGGTAGTTTTATTTTTAAGTGATTTTTTAGGTTTTTTTAGTGTTTTTTATGTCTTTGAATTTTGTTTTACCCTTATTTTTTGGTTGTTTTTACTGAAATTGTGTTATTGAATTTTCAAAAACAAAACGCTGTAAATGTCAAATATTGATTATTGGCTCTTTAATTTTTGTAATCCATAATTCTTTAGCGAAATCGTCAAAAAAGTACTTTTCAATGATTCTACTCATGCAAAAGTTAATAAATTCGCTAATGAAAATATGAGGTTTTAGAGCACAGATTCAAGACTTCCAGAAAATGACTTATACTATGAAATAGATATATAAAGGATTAACTAACCAAAATCAATTTAATAACTAAAACCAATTAACACATGAAAAAAGTATTTTACATTTTAGCTGCGACGTTAACAAGTTCATTTGCTTTTGCTCAAGATGAAGAATCACCAACTTCACCAGCAACAACTTGGGGCGGATCTGCTGATGCTTATTACAAATATGATTTTTCTAAACAAATGAATGGACTAACGAGCTTTACCAACTCACAGGATTCATTTGAATTAGGAATGGCTTCGATCGAAGCAGGTCATAGTTTTGGAAAAGGATCTGTTTTCGTAGACTTAGGTTTCGGAAAGAGAGCAGGAGAATTTTCATATAATGAGACAACAGATAAAGATATAAATGCTAAATTCTTAATTAAACAATTATTTTTCACGTATCAAATTACAGACGAATTCAAAGTAGTTGCGGGTAGTTTTGGTACACATATCGGATATGAAGTATTAGACGCTGTTGATAATAAAAACTACAGTATGTCATATGCTTTCTCTTACGGTCCGTTCTTTAATACAGGGGTTAAAGCACAGTATACTTCAGGAAAATTTACAGCGATGTTTGGTGTAACCAACCCAACAGACTTTAAATCAGCGATGGATGCAGGATCAACTCAAAAAACATATATTGGACAGATTGGATATATAGGAGAAACAGGGAGTGCTTATTTGAACTTTACATCAGGAAGCAGCAATCCAGCTTCTGATGAAAACAAAACACAGTTTGATTTCGTAGCTTCTAAAACTATTACTGATGCATTTGCTTTAGGGTTTAACGGAACTTACGCAAAAACTAAAAATGATTTTGACAGCACTTTAGATGGTGAATGGTTCTCATTAGTAGGATATGCTAATTACTCATTCAGCCCATCATTGCTTTTAGCTTACAGAATGGAATATTTTGATGCTAAAGATGCAGCTCCAAGTTTAGGAACCCTAACAGGATCTAGCGTATTTGCTAACACAATTTCATTAAACTATAAAGTTGGAAAACTTACAATAATCCCAGAGTTTAGATACGATGCTGCTTCTGAAGATATCTTCTTAGATAAAGACGCTGCACCAACAGGAGGATCATTCTTCGGATTAATTGCTACAACATACTCATTCTAGAGATAAAGATTGATATTTTTTTTTTTTTTTTTGGAGCTGTCGAAACATACTAATGTTTTGGCAGCTTTTTTATTTTGGAAGGGGGTTAAGTTGTGGGTTATTAGTTATGAGTTGTGGGTTATGAGTTATAAGTTATGAGTTATAAGTTATGAGTTATTAGTTATGAGTTGTGGGTTATGAGTTATAAGTTATGAGTTATGGGTTTGAGTTGTGGGTTTGAGTTGTGGGTTTGAGTTGTGGGTTTTTAAGTTGAGGATTTAATAAAAACGTTATTCATTTATCTCCTTGATTTGCTTTTATGAAAGATGTTTTATTTCGAAGGAATGTATGTGTACTTGCATAAATAATTTGATTGGGATTTAGGTGCTTCTGTAGAATAGTCTGATTTAATGGAAATATAAGCAACAAAAAAAAAGCGCATTCTATTGAATAAGAATGCGCTTTTCGTTTTATTATTTAATGCCTATTGAATCTGCTTTTTATAAATTGAATAGATCGTGTCAATTGTTTTTCGATCTAGAGTTGGGGTAGCATCAGTTTGAATATAGTGTAATTTAAAAGCTTGAATTGCTGCCGAAAGATTCTTAGTGTTATAACCAATAATTCGTAAAGCAGGTTCGATTTTAAAATCAAATGGAGCTTCTTCTAAAACAGCATCTGGCCAAATTCCAAAACCTTTTTCAGCAAGTGTTTTCCACGGAAATAAAGCACTTGGATCTTGTTTTCTTCCTGGTGCAATATCGGCATGACCTAAAAAGTTTTGAGTCGGGATGTTGTAGTCTTTTTTCAATTTTGTCAAAAGCGCTACTAAACTGCTGATTTGTGCTTCTGTAAAGGGTTTAAAACCATTATTGTCAAGTTCGATTCCAATGGAAGATGAATTTAAATCAGTATTTTTTCCCCAGGAAGAATTTCCGGCATGCCAAGCTCTTAAATAATCATTCAGCATTTGAACCACTTTTCCATTTTCCGAAATAATGTAATGAGAGCTTACCTGTGTTCTTGTTTTGGTAAACGTATTAATAGTCTGCTGAAGAGAATCCTGAGCAGTATGGTGAATAATTACAAAACTCGGTTTTCTTAAATTAAAATTTACAGTGCCAATCCACTCAGTGCTGATTCCGTTTAATAAAGAAGTCGATCCTGTTTTTGATAATGTATCTTTTACAATGCCAAGCTGAGATGCATATGTAGTATCAATAATAACAGGGCTTACAGACGGAATTGTTTGTGCTTGTTTACTTGTAATTTGGTTTTCCAGCGTTTTAAGCTGCTGGTCGTACGCTTTTTCAGTAGTCTTGTATGGATTTGTTGAGCAAGAAGTAATTATAATTGCTAAAATCA
This is a stretch of genomic DNA from Flavobacterium endoglycinae. It encodes these proteins:
- a CDS encoding glycoside hydrolase family 26 protein; this translates as MKKYFYTFLITAFLGTSCSAQSIKSNTNLSLSDKKATLETVSLYKKLNRITQKGFLFGHQDDLAYGVNWKYENGRSDIKDVVGDYPAVYGWDIAGLEKGDSNNIDGVPFGKMKQYIIEANERGGISTISWHFDNPATGKNAWDNTPNAVKTILPGAENHQKYLSWLDKATDFFLSLKDKKGKQIPIVFRPFHELTGGWFWWGKGNCTPEEFKVIWKFTFKYLQQKGVHNLIYIYNTSSFNSKEDFLANYPGDDFVDMLSFDSYQNNNDKDGQKFIEEVQKQFKILNEIGLEKHKPIALAEAGYEAVPDPKWWTGTLLKAIGDYKISYVLLWRNHGWQEKEQKMHYYAPFKGQISEKDFIDFYHLKQTLFEKDIKKL
- a CDS encoding helix-turn-helix domain-containing protein; the protein is MGNDKNFYREIAPLSAGDSFLVFDRVKDSFDFPVHYHPEFEINFILNGKGVRRVVGDNIEEIDNVELVLIGPNLYHGWELNKCTNKKIHEITIQFHNDLFHESLLARRIMNPIRDMFNRSIHGILFSKKTAEELTPRLVRLSKLDGMDYFLEITSLLYDLANSRNQRLLSTYTVDYDKFDDYDKMKLVYEYVQKHFADKITLEDVANVASMSIISFNRFIKKRTGKTFVNYINDIRIGYAARWLVEKDMSVSEVAFKSGFNNIANFNRSFKAIKNCTPSQYREDFSGLKRIL
- a CDS encoding SusC/RagA family TonB-linked outer membrane protein, coding for MKKLMTNFIHWNANHSAVPLIFFLLLTSNFITAQVKVSGTVSDEKGLSIPGANISIAGSKVSTSTDFDGKYSIDVPANGTLLYSFIGFNTQKVAVDGRKTINVILKSAAEDLKDVVVIGYGTQKRKDVNSAISSISSKDIENLKVVSFDQMMQGKAAGVVVNSNSGEPGSNVSVRIRGVSSLTGTNEPLYVIDGVPMSGDARNSSTSGRNAQGNSNFSNNGNITQSPLALLNPSDIESIDILKDASATAIYGSRGANGVVIVTTKSGKKGTGKLSFENSYTISNLPKKLHSMNLQEYARHQNALSSVYDPTSYRPEFAHPELLGKGTDWQDAIYETGVMSSNQLSFSGGKEGINYYISGGVLNQEGIVIESGFKRYNFRTNIDAKVNSFIKVGVNVSGAITDEKLTLNGQFNGVVATSLLATPDVAVRELSGAFAGPPAGGATSFVNPVATSLLGSNTLVRKNYSGNFYTQVDIAKGLEYRFEAGGYIYDNLGQRFDPMYSLGNAVKSFANLYYNPSSGNSWNLKNMLTYRKTINKHNFTVLAVQESNRAHWEGYTITGYGYKDNNDKSLAASDLSKAVTSGVYSGTQTLASYLGRVVYDYGDRYGLTAAVRTDGSSKFFVGNKWGVFSSASGSWKLSNEAFMEGTKKYVDNIKLRAGWGQTGNNQIGNNLYDSNLHLINSTMGTSYLPSNTANKDLKWETQEQTNLGLDFTLFNSSLSATVDVYKKVSKNFLYQVPLPNFLSGGGDYEGGVNPPYFNLGSMQNKGLEVTLTYNKQFTPNFSWNASANFTKYVNEVTNMAGLNIVKTMGTLAYNTVTVSRTQEGLPIGSFIGYEATGIYRTDQDLLTYGHDNGSGTKVVLKNGTNSLLPEFQKGDVIYKDQNNDGIIDTKDLVTIGNPNPKFTYGFTNNFKYKNVDLSIFLQGTAGNKLMNLTRMSGTLNSNLGTNYLTEAADFYSATNTDAALPRPSAYNDINNAVSSRFIEDGSYLRIQNVTLGYSLPSDIISKIKLTRLRIYASGQNLYTFTKYKGYDPEVGSYNQDALLSGVDNGRYPVPRQISFGFNVEF